caccttaagagctaagggcacttgttcagcagatgagatgtgtttcacagtagcgaagatgagcaaatgtttgtagctcttacggtatgcgctTTGGAGCATATGTTCATCAGACattatttccttgttttggtccatactgccatctctgaaagttgcctaccctacaatcttagttgCAATAGTAATGGTACATGTAGTCTGTTGTCAGAAGTACGAGAACAATATCTGCTTATAGCTTTTGACTCTGTCATTTCTATACCatagtcccttacctcaaattgatatatttacttTTCTCCTTTATCCCAGATAGTTTGTAACATCATTGTGAGATTACCCTGTATAATCCGTGTAGCAGTTTAGTGGAAAAAGTGTTGACACTACCAAATTGCTAAGAACCAGCCTTCCTGAAGAATAGCTCATTGATCTCTAGCATATTTATTACTAACAAAGAGAGTAATAAAATGTGCTGCAACATAAGAACAGCTACCACATAGTGTGAAGCAGTGCTGGCAGTTATTGAGGAATAAAAGAGCACTGGCAATAGTTGAGTTCTACAAACTATGGTGAAGTCAGAAAACCAAAGTTCTTTAATAATCACAAATAGGAGGACTATGAAAATCTCCAAACAATACATTTTTGAAGAATTGTGTGGGCAgatcacataaaaaatttagtgaatataatagagggaaacattccacgtgggaaaaaatatatctaaaaacaaagattatgtgacttaccaaacgaaagcgctggcacgttgatagacacacaaacaaacacaaacatacacacaaaattctagctttcgcaaccaacggttgcctcgtcaggaaatagggaaggagagggaaagacgaaaggatttgggttttaagggagagggtaaggagtcattccaatcccgggagcggaaagacttaccttagggggaaaaaaaggacgggtatacactcgcacacacacacatatccatccacacatatacagacacaagcagcttGTGTCTGTGTCTATGAATATTTCAAATATGCATACTCAGATCTAAATACTGAATTTTTGAGTTGCAGCCAAAGCACTGTGGTCTTGCTTATATCATGGGACCCATGCTGTTTTATGTGCATCTCAGACCACAGTTGAAGGGTCTAAACTGAAATAACAAATGAAGTGTGAAGGGCACGCATTACCACCATAAAATCACTCGTACCATTTGTTACATTCTGTCTTAGGGTTCCAGCATCTTTCTTAGGTGCACGTCTCGATTGTCCAAGTTTGGCAAGATTGACTTATCTGTTTGTAACAAACTGGATCGACATACAAGTGTACGTTAACTAGAAGAAATGTAGCTctagagacaataacaaactcaaCAGACAAGTTCATTGATGTGTTTGCACCACATTTACAACACCACCTACTGTACTCATGAATAACCCAACAGCACTCAGATGTTTAATATCACTGAAGAACAACTTAAAAGTAATGAACATCTTGGTGCCTGCGATTTTGTAGCGAATTACTCGTTCACCATTCAGGATGCAGTGCAGGGATTTCACTGGAATAATTCACAGGTTACAATTCATGTTTGACTCCTGTATGGAGAGGGAAATACTGACGAAATATACTGTGTGACATACATGGAAACAATTGTATTTTTCCAGCACAATTTCTTAAAATTGTCACTTTCCAGCTCCAGAGCACAGTTTCACATTTACTACTTCTTCAATAGTTGTGCTGCCCAATTAAAAAACAGAATGAATTTCATGACTGTCCTACAATTAGGAAGTTGTCATCCCCCCACCCCATACAGCACATGAAATGAGCAGTGGTCCAATGTGGGAGAGGGGGTGGGTTGATCTTTGTAATACACACAGTCCAGTTCCAGATGCAAGCTTTCTTCGGATAACAATGCCATTTTATGTACAGCAGCGTCCACAGCGGATGTGCCGTACTGCGCATTTCCAGCTGAGCAGCACAGAATGCAGCAATGTTTTCTTATTGTGTGCAGGTGTGTTCCGGTGTGAATGGGTGCCGAGATAACAATTTATTACAAGAAATGCTGTCCAAAGCCGTGCAAGaacgaaccatttcctttgatgtaccAATACTTGTTCATTGTTGCGACAGATCGGCACAGACATATGTTTTTGTACAGCACAGCTCAGTGCGACCAGTGTGGACACTGCTTTATGTTCAACAAAGCGATGGAACGACAAACTGCTCTCTACATAATGACTACTGCAATGCCACACGTTGGTACACCGCCCAAGTTGGTAGCAGTTGCAAAACGACACAGGAACTTTTGAATAACCTCAAACATTATCCGACCTAAATATCACCAATGGCAAAACAAGATGTGTCATGCGAGAGGCAAATAACCATTCAAGGGGGAGATGGTAAGGGTACAATCTGACCTTTCTGCGTGCAACCCTTATCTTTAAAACCACACGGATGCTGCTTTTATCAGTTTCCTCACTATTACTTTACTTCGAATATAAAGCAACTTACAAGAATAATGTTGTTTATCTGTATGCGTACCACTAAACATATTTTCACAATATGATAACTGTTTCAGTGGTACAAAGAAAATATTCCTTTATGTGGCTTCAACTATACATCAGTCTCTCCATCACGATTATGACACTGCCAAGTGGAAGCATCGACTCAAGAATCCAAGTATGATTTCAGGTGACAATAATATTCAGTGTATAATATCTATTAACAATGGTGTAGTAAAAACAAAGCCAAATTCTGCTTATTCAGTGAGTAGAGATGAGTCAGTGACTGCTACATGGAAAGAAAAGCTGTTAACAGATACATTGATTTGTTGCCTCTATATGTGTGTCATTGTTGTGTTGCATATGTCTTACAGACTTACGGAAACATGAAGAAAAGGCCAGCTTCTTGCATCCACATGCATGGCCAATTTTCATGTGTGTTTCCTGCCATAACAGACACTTgtgttatcaaaatatgtgacattctCAATAATATGGATTCAGTGACATCATCTGGGACGACATACTTTTCCCCTGCATCAGTTCTGTTGAACCTTAACAATTTAATTGGAGACTTGTGAAACAAGATGTAACTGCTCTGTATTGTCTTCATTGTGACTACACTATAAATGGCCTGCCCAGTTAGCCACGCGGTCTAATTCACTGCTTTCTGGGCAGGAAGGAGTGCTGGTccctggcacaaatccgcccggcagattagtgttgTGGTCTGGTGTACCAGCCAgtctggatggtttttaaggcggttttcaagCTTCCTCAATGAatacaggctggttccccttatttcgcctcagttatactatgttgGTGACTGCTGCTcatacactgtctccacgtacgcatacaccataattactctaccatgtaaACATTGGTGTTACATTCGTCTcgtgtgagacatttccagggggggGACGAGGGGTcagaaccgcgcaataaccctgggttcggtgcggggcaACAGTGGGgcaagtggactgctgtagcctgttgtggggtttcgTACCACTGTGGGGACAAAGCCTCcccattgtttctaggtccccagttcaatacacaaatgGTTCATGATGCCACTAGAACCACATTTTTGTACAATGTTActtatgaattttttttataatttgtgcaCTATCTTCTGCATTTTGATAGTATACTGATGCTGACAATATTTTTGGGCATGATGCCATAGGTGTACCATCTTGATATTTAACACATTAccacaaaaacaaaaattgaatgtggtttctttttttaaatctaggTCAAAGGTtaaggtcaatgacagtgtgaaaaTTCTTGGAAACTTGACATGTTGCAAATCGATGTACAGATTTTCTCATCAGCTTTTCAATGATACAAGTTTCACTGAGGTACCTGGATTAGaaccagaattacagtcatttATGTTGAGACATGTGCATGTAAACTGCAcaatttccaaactttacagacctgTGACTTTCTTCATGGTGTACATGCACATCTACCTCTGCAAATTGTTAGTTTTCCATTTTTATCTGGGTCACTGCATGCACCAAAATTGAAAGAAATCTACAACAGTATGTTAGAAAACCTTTCTGCATTGAATTTGCATGCAATTACCTACAAGTTACATCACACATACACCTTAAATTGCCATCTTATTAATTTAGATAAGTATTAATTTACTTCCTCTAACACATTCAGTAATATGTACATTAAAGTCCTATGAGGGTGAGATAGCACTTAAGTTCTTATACACAGACTAAGATTACCACCAGTAATGAGCAACACTGTCACTGCCAAGCTCAGAGGGGTGGTTGCTCATATGTTATTGCACATGCACACAATACTGCCTGTGCTGATTATTTGTGTCATCATATCCCTCTGTACACAATCTATGCAgtatttcaaaacattttattGATATTTTTCAGTTGCTACCCACAATTTCAGTCATTACATGAAACTTAgttttctttttgtctaaattttgccccccccccccccccctccaattcatCTCCAGCTAAGCAAAGTCTCTTATCCCCCAAACACTTATGTGTAAAACTTGAGCCTTACAGCAGAACTATCTGAGCTAACATGGTGACTAAAAAAGCTAGATCTTGTTATGGCCTTTCTCCACCTTCCTTTGAGGTGCTGTCagcttttgtaataaaatattccaCCTTGTTAACTAATATTCTGATACGAAAGTAGGAAAATTGATATCAGTTCTTTATTACTTGGGGGTCATATACATCAAACTTCTGTATAAATAATTATGCAGGTAAGAAATTTAGCTGTCACAGTTTTGTACGTTATGATAAATAAATGACATTCTATTATTTAAATGTACTTGGAATACATATTACATGAGAATTTCCAAAACAAGTGTAAAGAAACATAATAAACCACaatctaaaaatgtaaaaaaaggatATGTAAAAATATACAAAACAACAAAAGGCTGCCTATGGTATAAAGTCTCAAACATCACAGTCTTAAAAAATGCAACTATGTTGAGATTCAGTGTCAATACTGGTTCAATAACATTGAAACCAAGATATTCAACTACTCACTGAAGCATCCCAAGAAGGCTGTTGCATCTGCGAGGGGGGGAATCAGCTTATGAGGGTGGGATAACAGTACAGGTATTTTTGACATACATACGCATTACGGAATGTGTAACATGTCTCTGATACTCTATTTCTTGGAATCTTAGGGTGTGAAAATAGTTTTACatccattgaaaaactgaacatgagTAACTTATTAAATATTAGTGAGAACACATCTCAACAAAAGCTATGAATTGTTGTATGATCCTGGAATTGCTTGAGCTGATTCAGATTGTCCCACCACAAACGCAAGTACTTGTCAGCTATCAGATGAAACCATGGAGTCAAAGGTGTCACTGAAGACTTCATGAATTCATCGAATTTTTCTCTGGCAACATAACTTATTTCACTTACTTCTTCTGGATTGGGATTAACATCAACATCTTTGTGTAGGATTAAGATATAATCTATCTCATGTTCTCCCCATATACCAGTATCTGCTTTGTAATGTATCCTTGTCAGATAATGCAAATCGTCCAGTGTGGCCTGTTCTGGGGGAATCCCTAACTCTTGATTTAATCGCCGCTGAGCTGCACGTCTTACTCCAATGGCCCCATCTTCTTCACGTTCTCCAGGAATGTTATGTAATGGATGACTGCAacatgcatttgttaggcagtttggGAATGTTATTTTGTGGGAAGAACGCTTCTGAAGCAATAATTCCTTATTCGAGTTGAAGATAAATACACTAAATGCACGATGTAGTAGTAAGTTTCCATCTTTCCCTACAAGGTGACAATCACGTTTTGTTGCACTGCCAACCATCCTGTCACTGTTGTCTACTAAGATACATTTATCTTCTAATGCTCTTTCCTGTACATGGTTTAAATGTCTTAAATGTACTGCGGTTGAGTACCGTCTGTTGCATATTTTAGCAGCTGTGTGGAATAATTTTAACGTATTCATGGcctgaaaaaaagagagaaatggtGTGTTAAAATATATCAAGAAGTAATATGCTACCTCAACCTAATAAAAATGACATGACAACACGACACGTAGCTTATATGCAGCACAGTTAAGACTTGTAGGATGTAACTCTTAAAACTGTGTAAATTTAACATCATTCTTTGATGTTCTTACCCCGTCCTCCGACTGACAATTTTTGGGTGTAAGCTTTTCACTAACAATAAGTTTCGCTGGAGTAACGACAATATATTTCATTTATGGTACCTAACAGCCTACTGGTCTGCAACCTCAACGAACGATTTATGCTCTCTTAACTTTCTACGATTATTGTCAGTCATTATAGACAAGACACGCATTTACACACAATTAAAATGAGTACACTGGTAAGTCAACGTAATACGATATAAGTTGTGGAAAAGTTAAAAGCCGGTTAGAAACGAGGTAATCACTTACTTTTTGCTAAAGCGGAGAGTAGCGAGTTGAACAATGCTTAAAAACACTTCATTTAAAAACAATAACACAATTTTTCTCTAGTCAAACGTTGTCAAAAGCTACAACACACTACACACTTCGAACGTTAATACTCTAAGACTCTTCCGTCGGCTCTTACCCTTGCCTTAAGTTAACGCTTTGGCATTGGCACCTGTCAGTTCAAAGATCCTCTGTTTGACACATGCAAAGATCATATGCCATCCAGAAAGTGATGGGGCAGCAAAAAAAAGAAACCTCAGTAGTCGAAAGAATTCTGATAATAAACCACATTTCTAGATATAATTTCACTGTTATTCCACAAACAAAAGATAATTAACTATTCTCTCGAAATCGGAGACCAACGAGTATTCTAATTTCTCATAAATAAtagtttaattttactttcatgaaCTTAAATAATTCACAGCACTTATGCTGCATTCATTTCCAGTAAGTTTCAATGGGAGGTCATAAAAGGAAGAACACTCGATGCCTTAAAACAATTTTGAGTTGTTAAATGTCTCTGACGTTTGCTATGTCATATGTTACAAGCAGACACTGCATAGCTGATTCAACACTCAGTGACTTATAGGAGGCCATGACAGGTTGTTTTAACAGGGCATCAAAATACGTGAACAATGGCAAAGACCTACGATTACTTGTTTAAATTACTTTTGATAGGTGATTCTGGTGTAGGTAAAACGTGTGTGTTATTTAGATTTTCTGAGGATGCTTTTAACACAACTTTTATATCTACAATAGGTAAGCTATCGTCCTTTTGCAGATGAATACATAGGGTCCAATTGAATAGTAATGTATGAAAGCGACAGGTTTGTGAAGTCTTGAACAAACTGTCTTGATACTGTGACGTACTATTGCGTTCACTGCATTTTATTCGTCTGTTAAAGCATATTTGGATGTTTAGTGTAGGTTATGGTTTGTTTTTTGACCTTACGAGTAGAATATGTCAAGACGTTGACAGTTGTAATAGAAAAAAGATAAAAGAGGACAGCGTTATGATCTGAGTGTATATTTTATTTCTATACTGATATTTAATATACCAGTTTGTGTTATT
This genomic stretch from Schistocerca cancellata isolate TAMUIC-IGC-003103 chromosome 5, iqSchCanc2.1, whole genome shotgun sequence harbors:
- the LOC126187528 gene encoding isopentenyl-diphosphate Delta-isomerase 1; the encoded protein is MNTLKLFHTAAKICNRRYSTAVHLRHLNHVQERALEDKCILVDNSDRMVGSATKRDCHLVGKDGNLLLHRAFSVFIFNSNKELLLQKRSSHKITFPNCLTNACCSHPLHNIPGEREEDGAIGVRRAAQRRLNQELGIPPEQATLDDLHYLTRIHYKADTGIWGEHEIDYILILHKDVDVNPNPEEVSEISYVAREKFDEFMKSSVTPLTPWFHLIADKYLRLWWDNLNQLKQFQDHTTIHSFC